Proteins encoded by one window of Streptomyces sp. NBC_01571:
- a CDS encoding lytic polysaccharide monooxygenase, with amino-acid sequence MRIRTTRNNAKWYAAVVGLATAGTFVLSTGSAGAHGYTDQPLSRQKMCASGGSVANCGDIQWEPQSVEGPKGFPAAGPADGRICSANHTNFGQLDQPKTPSGGAWPTTKVTGGQSYTFRWQFTAVHATTDFKYFVTKPGWNQNHALTRADLNTTPFLTVPYNGQRPPSTVSHSGSLPTGLSGHHVILGVWTIADTANAFYSCADVTF; translated from the coding sequence ATGCGCATACGGACGACCAGGAACAACGCCAAGTGGTACGCGGCCGTCGTCGGCCTCGCCACCGCGGGCACCTTCGTGCTCTCCACCGGCAGTGCCGGCGCCCACGGTTACACCGACCAGCCCCTCAGCCGGCAGAAGATGTGCGCCAGTGGCGGCAGCGTCGCCAACTGCGGTGACATCCAGTGGGAGCCCCAGAGCGTCGAGGGGCCCAAGGGCTTCCCGGCGGCGGGCCCCGCGGACGGCCGGATCTGCTCGGCGAACCACACCAACTTCGGCCAGCTCGACCAGCCCAAGACCCCCTCGGGCGGCGCCTGGCCCACGACCAAGGTCACCGGCGGCCAGAGCTACACCTTCCGCTGGCAGTTCACGGCCGTGCACGCCACGACCGACTTCAAGTACTTCGTCACCAAGCCCGGCTGGAACCAGAACCACGCGCTGACCCGGGCCGACCTGAACACCACACCGTTCCTGACGGTCCCGTACAACGGCCAGCGCCCGCCGTCCACCGTCTCCCACTCCGGCTCCCTGCCCACCGGTCTGAGCGGACACCACGTCATCCTCGGCGTGTGGACGATCGCCGACACCGCGAACGCGTTCTACTCGTGCGCGGACGTCACGTTCTGA
- a CDS encoding SPFH domain-containing protein: MTSTTSPTPEPDEAPESGAVRSARLIHNEATTEIPVHLLFRDETEPVPLAPPVVERQPDLTVPLRAQVRNGEREPARVRRGASGRPARPVPEVDPALVERPARVLPAVLGVLAGACGVAGCVLTTWWAGTLPSAAGQALGLPGHAGAGLGPAQLGAYAGAGALGLFGFGGLARGRTGRAWVLGLFGGYRGTVRRTGLMWINPLVIRRRADVRLRHWRSEPMSVVDANGVALRVVVLVVWRIKDTARAVLGVEDHETYLRECVEAALSRVLTRLPADLPPSVVKDVTLRNSDAVGEALTGLVAEDAAPVGLEVFSAQPSRIEYAPEIAAVIQRHRIAALDAQHRDSVLDSVVDSVEDTVTRLTLRGLVELDDYERKALVKDLTVAFCTGRREGSP, encoded by the coding sequence ATGACTTCGACCACTTCACCCACCCCGGAGCCCGACGAGGCCCCGGAGAGCGGTGCCGTCCGGTCCGCCCGGCTCATCCACAACGAGGCGACCACCGAGATCCCCGTCCACCTGCTCTTCCGGGACGAGACCGAGCCGGTGCCGCTCGCGCCCCCCGTCGTGGAGCGGCAGCCGGACCTCACCGTCCCCCTGCGGGCGCAGGTGAGAAACGGGGAGCGCGAACCGGCACGGGTCCGCCGGGGCGCGTCGGGCCGGCCCGCGCGCCCGGTGCCGGAGGTCGATCCCGCTCTGGTGGAGCGGCCCGCGCGGGTGCTGCCGGCGGTGTTGGGTGTGCTGGCCGGGGCCTGTGGGGTGGCCGGATGTGTCCTCACCACCTGGTGGGCGGGGACGCTGCCGTCGGCCGCGGGGCAGGCGTTGGGGCTGCCCGGGCACGCGGGCGCAGGGCTCGGGCCCGCGCAGTTGGGCGCCTACGCCGGAGCGGGCGCGCTCGGCCTGTTCGGTTTCGGCGGCCTGGCCCGCGGCCGGACCGGCCGGGCCTGGGTGCTCGGTCTCTTCGGGGGCTACCGCGGCACGGTCCGGCGCACCGGCCTGATGTGGATCAACCCGCTGGTGATCCGGCGCCGGGCCGACGTACGGCTGCGGCACTGGCGCAGCGAGCCGATGTCCGTGGTCGACGCGAACGGGGTTGCGCTGCGGGTGGTGGTGCTCGTCGTGTGGCGGATCAAGGACACCGCGCGGGCCGTGCTCGGGGTCGAGGACCATGAGACGTATCTGCGCGAGTGCGTGGAGGCGGCGCTGTCGCGGGTGCTCACGCGGCTGCCGGCGGACCTGCCGCCCTCGGTGGTCAAGGACGTGACCCTGCGCAACTCCGACGCCGTCGGCGAGGCGCTGACCGGGCTGGTGGCCGAGGACGCGGCGCCGGTCGGTCTGGAGGTGTTCTCGGCGCAGCCGAGCCGGATCGAGTACGCGCCCGAGATCGCCGCCGTGATACAGCGTCACCGGATCGCGGCCCTGGACGCCCAGCACCGCGACTCCGTGCTCGACTCCGTCGTCGACTCGGTCGAGGACACGGTGACCCGGCTGACCCTGCGCGGTCTGGTCGAACTCGACGACTACGAACGCAAGGCGCTGGTGAAGGATCTGACGGTGGCGTTCTGCACCGGCCGCAGGGAGGGCTCGCCATAG